One Tepidanaerobacter syntrophicus DNA segment encodes these proteins:
- a CDS encoding MBL fold metallo-hydrolase, with the protein MELTKLRGRTYYIQAPTNVGVYRYKNGLCALIDTGLDNTTGRKLLETLEENGLKVKYILNTHAHPDHFGADNFIKENQPASIIGASPLEKVFMENSNMENIILYGAAPMPGLSTRVLKAKDTAVDIELTEGFVELGDKKFEIVPLEGHTIGQIGIVTEDGVIFCGDAFFSEDKMEKYPLPFVFDVGAHLKTLEFLLESNYDCYVISHCDGPVENPKSLIQKNIDNINENLGLITDILSQPQTREDLTELIIKKYDIPMNISQYFITITSVSAFLTFLLEKQSISMDIIDGKMYFYV; encoded by the coding sequence ATGGAACTTACAAAACTTAGGGGACGCACTTACTATATCCAGGCACCTACCAATGTTGGTGTTTATAGATATAAAAACGGGTTATGCGCCCTGATAGACACGGGACTTGATAATACAACAGGCAGAAAACTTTTAGAAACATTGGAAGAAAACGGACTTAAGGTAAAGTATATCTTAAATACCCATGCACATCCTGATCACTTTGGGGCGGATAATTTTATAAAAGAAAATCAGCCTGCTTCGATTATAGGAGCATCACCACTAGAAAAGGTGTTTATGGAAAACAGCAATATGGAAAATATTATATTATATGGCGCTGCGCCGATGCCGGGACTTTCCACGCGAGTCTTGAAGGCTAAAGATACAGCAGTAGACATAGAACTTACGGAGGGTTTTGTTGAACTTGGCGACAAGAAATTTGAGATAGTGCCTCTTGAAGGCCATACAATCGGCCAAATAGGAATCGTTACCGAAGATGGGGTTATTTTTTGCGGAGACGCCTTTTTTAGCGAGGATAAAATGGAAAAATATCCTCTGCCCTTTGTCTTTGATGTGGGAGCGCATTTGAAGACATTGGAGTTTTTACTTGAATCTAACTATGATTGCTACGTAATTTCTCACTGCGACGGACCGGTAGAAAACCCAAAGTCTTTAATACAAAAAAATATTGACAATATAAATGAGAATCTTGGATTGATAACCGATATTCTTTCTCAGCCTCAAACTAGAGAAGACTTGACAGAACTAATAATAAAAAAGTATGATATACCAATGAATATATCTCAGTACTTTATAACAATAACCTCTGTGAGTGCTTTTTTAACCTTTCTTCTTGAAAAACAATCAATAAGTATGGATATAATAGATGGGAAGATGTATTTTTATGTTTAA
- a CDS encoding heptaprenylglyceryl phosphate synthase yields the protein MFPEWKNWRHVVKLDPDKPADEWLVQKVVESGTDAIVVGGTQNITRQNVLKLFKLLKPYPLPKVLEVSTINAITFGFDGYLIPIVLNSNDPRWIIGAHKEAVKLVGDLMEWDEILPEGYIILNPDCAAAKLSKALCPLGKEDALAYANCAEHLFSLPLIYIEYSGTFGDTELISHIKKGTNKAKIFYGGGIDDAKKAEIASKFADTIVVGNMIYTDSIKNLKDTVKAAKSTNLEL from the coding sequence GTGTTTCCTGAGTGGAAAAATTGGCGACATGTTGTAAAACTTGATCCGGACAAACCGGCAGATGAATGGTTGGTACAGAAAGTTGTAGAAAGCGGTACTGATGCTATTGTTGTAGGAGGGACTCAAAATATTACACGACAAAATGTCCTAAAGCTTTTCAAACTATTAAAACCATATCCACTGCCTAAGGTTTTAGAAGTTTCTACGATAAATGCTATAACGTTTGGCTTTGATGGTTACTTAATACCCATTGTTTTAAATTCCAATGATCCTCGGTGGATTATAGGGGCGCATAAGGAAGCTGTCAAACTTGTAGGCGACCTTATGGAGTGGGATGAAATTCTTCCCGAAGGTTATATCATACTCAATCCTGACTGTGCTGCTGCAAAACTTAGTAAAGCACTTTGCCCTTTAGGAAAAGAAGATGCCTTAGCATACGCAAATTGCGCAGAGCACCTTTTCTCCCTTCCACTGATTTACATAGAATACAGCGGAACCTTTGGCGATACTGAACTTATTTCTCATATCAAAAAAGGAACTAATAAAGCGAAAATATTCTATGGTGGCGGGATTGATGATGCTAAAAAAGCAGAAATCGCAAGCAAATTTGCGGATACCATTGTAGTTGGAAACATGATTTATACTGACTCGATAAAAAATTTAAAGGACACGGTGAAAGCGGCAAAATCCACGAACCTAGAATTATGA
- a CDS encoding sugar phosphate isomerase/epimerase family protein, whose product MTLKLGIFSWFGFVMPIFERLDLIKSAGFEATSLWWEDEEGTPCIPKNAMPEMVREAGLYLENIHAPFTDSADLWSESKSARQKILKEHTAWLEDCAKHEIPIMVMHIVEGDKIPTINKYGIESLSYLTKKAEEYNVKIALENTKMTGGIPFILSEIESPNLGLCYDTSHAVLNHEENLLEDFGEKLIALHISDNDGKRDRHWLPGGGTINWNKFTDKFPAKTFHGGLTLEVYPTDEESKAGADTFLLKAFKSISRLAAMIDYKREDIGVS is encoded by the coding sequence ATGACACTAAAATTGGGCATATTTTCATGGTTTGGTTTTGTCATGCCTATATTCGAAAGACTTGATCTCATAAAAAGCGCCGGTTTTGAGGCAACTTCACTATGGTGGGAAGACGAAGAGGGAACACCTTGTATTCCTAAAAATGCAATGCCGGAAATGGTTAGAGAGGCAGGACTGTATCTGGAAAACATTCATGCCCCTTTTACTGATTCCGCTGATTTATGGAGCGAGAGCAAGTCCGCTCGACAAAAAATTCTAAAAGAGCATACGGCATGGCTTGAAGATTGCGCAAAACATGAGATACCTATTATGGTAATGCATATTGTAGAAGGAGATAAAATCCCAACTATAAATAAATATGGAATCGAAAGCTTATCTTACCTTACAAAAAAAGCCGAGGAATATAATGTAAAAATTGCGCTGGAAAATACAAAGATGACCGGAGGAATACCTTTTATATTATCAGAAATAGAATCGCCAAATCTAGGACTTTGCTATGATACTTCTCATGCAGTGCTAAATCACGAGGAAAACCTATTAGAAGACTTTGGTGAAAAATTAATAGCCTTACATATTTCGGATAATGATGGAAAGCGGGACAGACATTGGCTTCCCGGAGGTGGCACAATTAACTGGAATAAATTTACGGATAAATTTCCCGCCAAAACGTTTCATGGAGGCTTAACCCTTGAGGTATATCCGACAGATGAAGAAAGTAAAGCAGGAGCAGATACTTTTTTGCTAAAGGCATTTAAAAGTATTTCGCGATTAGCTGCAATGATTGATTATAAGAGGGAGGATATTGGTGTTTCCTGA
- a CDS encoding trans-sulfuration enzyme family protein: MNDDYGFDTLSIHGKNEENNPANALNPPIFMTSTYVFDDVQDAEDIMNFRKEGYLYTRGNNPTLRLFEKRMAGLEDGRDAVAFASGMSAITSVLFSFLSPGDTLLTHTVLYGSSYTATHKLLTKYKINCKSVDFTDLEAVKAAIDANTKVLYFETPANPSLDIIDIRKVSEIAKAHNAKVVVDNTFATPYFQKPLSLGADVAVHSATKYICGHGDALGGVAVSKDVDYIRDLKFEYMCEFGGVMSPFNAWLMLRGLKTLGLRMRQHEANAIAIAKFLKGHPKIESVIYPGLETAKGHLLAKEQMSGFGAMISFEVKGGLEAAKKFVNNVKLAKLAVSLGDCETLIELPAAMTHAGYPKEKLREFGLTESMVRLSVGIEDVKDIIGDLSRALDTLN, encoded by the coding sequence ATGAACGACGATTATGGTTTTGATACCCTTTCAATACATGGTAAAAATGAAGAAAATAATCCTGCAAATGCTTTGAATCCGCCGATATTCATGACATCTACGTACGTGTTTGATGATGTGCAAGATGCCGAAGATATAATGAATTTTAGAAAAGAGGGGTATTTATACACAAGAGGTAATAACCCTACTTTAAGGCTGTTTGAAAAGAGGATGGCAGGCCTTGAAGATGGCAGAGACGCTGTAGCATTTGCCTCAGGAATGTCTGCTATTACATCGGTTCTCTTTTCATTTCTTTCCCCGGGCGACACCTTACTTACCCATACAGTTCTTTATGGTTCCAGCTATACCGCAACCCATAAATTGCTTACAAAATATAAAATTAACTGCAAGAGCGTAGATTTTACGGACCTTGAAGCGGTAAAAGCTGCGATAGATGCAAATACCAAAGTCCTCTATTTTGAAACGCCGGCAAATCCGAGCCTTGACATCATAGATATTCGCAAGGTTTCAGAGATAGCGAAGGCTCACAATGCAAAAGTTGTAGTCGATAACACATTTGCGACTCCGTATTTTCAAAAACCACTTTCCCTAGGCGCAGATGTGGCAGTTCACAGCGCAACTAAGTATATTTGCGGCCATGGTGATGCGCTGGGAGGAGTAGCGGTTTCCAAAGATGTAGATTATATACGGGATTTGAAATTCGAGTATATGTGTGAATTTGGGGGAGTCATGAGTCCGTTTAATGCTTGGCTCATGCTGCGAGGCTTAAAAACTCTAGGTCTTAGAATGCGCCAACACGAGGCCAATGCAATTGCTATTGCAAAGTTTCTTAAAGGCCACCCAAAAATCGAATCTGTGATATATCCCGGACTTGAAACCGCGAAGGGTCACCTTTTAGCAAAAGAGCAAATGAGCGGCTTTGGAGCTATGATAAGTTTTGAGGTAAAAGGTGGTCTTGAAGCTGCAAAAAAATTCGTGAATAATGTGAAATTGGCTAAGCTTGCAGTAAGTCTTGGAGATTGCGAGACCCTTATTGAGCTTCCGGCAGCAATGACTCATGCCGGCTATCCAAAAGAAAAGTTAAGAGAGTTTGGACTTACCGAAAGTATGGTTCGACTTTCGGTTGGGATAGAAGACGTAAAAGATATTATTGGCGACCTTTCAAGAGCTCTTGACACCTTAAACTAA
- a CDS encoding MTAP family purine nucleoside phosphorylase — MEKAIIGGTGVYDIGEACSREIETEYGSVTIDVVKTKSGEEVAFLARHGKGHSVPPHLINYRANIKALKDIGVKYIYTTCAVGSCNENFAPADVVVLKDFLDFTKTRPLTFYEGGEKGVVHVAMDAPYCPNLGRKFKEYAKTMGLNIKGDAVYACTEGPRFETASEIKMYKMLGADVVGMTNVPEVVLAKELGMCYQAIGIVTNWCTGIKGDVAGHDIKGAVESNKALISEIFMTVFTEEELSQDDCKCNASLIKL, encoded by the coding sequence ATGGAAAAAGCAATAATAGGCGGAACCGGAGTTTACGATATAGGCGAAGCCTGCTCTCGAGAAATCGAAACCGAATACGGATCAGTTACAATTGATGTGGTAAAAACAAAAAGTGGCGAAGAAGTCGCATTTCTTGCAAGACATGGGAAGGGACATTCGGTGCCGCCTCATTTAATAAATTACAGGGCAAATATCAAGGCACTAAAAGACATAGGTGTAAAATACATATATACCACCTGCGCCGTAGGTTCATGCAATGAAAACTTTGCCCCGGCAGATGTTGTAGTATTAAAGGATTTCCTTGATTTTACTAAGACGCGCCCTCTTACATTTTATGAAGGTGGAGAAAAGGGCGTTGTCCATGTTGCCATGGATGCCCCGTATTGCCCGAATCTTGGAAGAAAGTTTAAAGAATACGCCAAAACCATGGGTCTTAACATAAAAGGCGATGCAGTCTATGCATGCACTGAAGGCCCGAGATTTGAAACCGCCAGCGAAATCAAAATGTATAAAATGCTGGGAGCAGATGTAGTCGGTATGACAAACGTGCCTGAAGTGGTCCTTGCCAAAGAGCTGGGCATGTGCTATCAGGCAATAGGAATTGTTACTAATTGGTGCACCGGAATAAAGGGCGATGTGGCAGGTCATGATATTAAAGGTGCAGTGGAGAGCAATAAGGCGCTTATTTCGGAAATATTTATGACAGTTTTTACCGAAGAAGAACTTTCCCAAGATGATTGCAAATGTAATGCTTCTTTAATCAAGCTATAA
- a CDS encoding amidohydrolase produces the protein MKLIIKNGRVLLFEKDKAVVKKVDIGIENSKIVQVGEISEGFGADKIIDANNMLVMPGFINTHTHLAMNLFRNYADDMLLQDWLTKKIWPLEKKLTAEAVYWASVLGIAELIKSGVTGFLDMYFFVEETIKVALETGVRAYIARGLTDEPLGMEFQLKETKELYRKFDGKDGRIKIFAGPHAPYTCSPRYLKKVKALADELGIGIHIHLSETRQEVNDSIKQWRKTPIKHVYDLGIFERPTIAAHCVHVDDDDIQILKECNVSVAYNPTSNLKLASGFAPVEKMVKAGVNVSLGTDGASSNNNLNMFEEIHLASIVNKCVNNDAVSIPAETAIKMATINGAKALGVDGELGSIDVGKKADIILIDLNKPHLCPLHNPLSAVCYCAQASDVHTVIVDGKILMENYELKTIDLEKAMYNTARCAQKLTGA, from the coding sequence TTGAAGTTAATTATAAAAAATGGCCGGGTTTTGCTCTTTGAAAAAGATAAGGCAGTAGTTAAAAAAGTTGATATAGGTATAGAGAATTCAAAAATTGTTCAGGTTGGAGAAATTAGCGAAGGTTTTGGTGCTGATAAAATCATTGATGCAAATAATATGTTAGTTATGCCGGGCTTTATAAACACTCACACACACCTTGCAATGAATCTTTTTAGAAATTATGCAGATGATATGCTGCTCCAGGATTGGCTTACGAAGAAGATATGGCCTCTTGAGAAAAAACTGACTGCTGAAGCCGTTTATTGGGCATCTGTCCTAGGAATCGCAGAACTTATAAAAAGCGGCGTAACCGGATTTCTTGATATGTATTTTTTTGTAGAAGAAACCATTAAAGTCGCCCTGGAAACAGGAGTTAGGGCGTATATTGCAAGAGGACTTACTGATGAACCGTTAGGTATGGAATTTCAATTAAAAGAAACAAAAGAGCTTTATAGAAAATTTGACGGCAAGGATGGAAGAATTAAGATTTTTGCCGGTCCCCATGCTCCTTATACCTGCAGTCCGCGCTATCTCAAGAAGGTAAAGGCACTGGCGGATGAATTGGGGATAGGAATTCATATTCATCTTTCGGAAACGCGGCAAGAAGTAAATGACAGTATAAAACAATGGCGAAAGACACCGATAAAACATGTATATGATCTGGGAATTTTTGAAAGACCCACCATTGCAGCTCACTGTGTCCATGTTGATGACGACGATATCCAGATACTTAAAGAATGCAATGTAAGCGTAGCCTATAACCCTACCAGCAATTTAAAGCTTGCCAGCGGTTTTGCGCCTGTTGAAAAGATGGTAAAAGCCGGAGTAAATGTATCCCTTGGCACTGATGGGGCTTCATCTAACAACAACCTTAATATGTTTGAAGAAATTCACCTTGCATCAATAGTAAATAAATGCGTAAACAATGATGCTGTATCAATTCCTGCAGAAACTGCTATAAAGATGGCAACAATAAATGGAGCTAAAGCGCTTGGAGTCGATGGTGAACTTGGAAGCATAGATGTTGGAAAGAAGGCAGATATTATACTCATCGACCTAAATAAGCCTCATTTATGTCCTCTACACAACCCTCTATCCGCTGTATGCTACTGCGCCCAAGCATCTGATGTACACACTGTAATTGTAGATGGAAAGATACTTATGGAAAATTATGAACTTAAAACAATAGACTTAGAGAAGGCCATGTACAATACGGCGCGCTGCGCTCAAAAGCTAACAGGAGCTTAA
- a CDS encoding ABC transporter ATP-binding protein — MIREFTKYYRAHVPLFLLDFGSAFLASLLDLVFPKVVNIVIDDLLPQRNIQLVIRIGIFLFFLYIIRYILGYIVHYYGHTLGTKIEYDMRQDLFNHIQKLSFTYFDNNKTGHIMSRIVNDLNEISELAHHGPEDLFIASVTLIGTFFILLNTNWQLTLLIFAIMPFMAWFSISKNQQMEQAFRNTRLKIADINAQLEDSISGIREVKAFTNEDYEKIKFQFGNEGFRQAKQKAYKTMAEFFSGMDFLSNFINLVVLIAGGWLCYSNMMTTGELVGFLLYVSMFLQPLRRIMSLLEIYQSGMAGFRRFREIMEIEPEIVDKPGAIPLDKVRGNIVFDNVAFSYDNKTEVFSNISFKINAGETVAFVGPSGAGKTTLASLIPRFYEIEEGAIYIDGIDIRNVTQKSLRQNIGIVQQNVFLFTGTVRDNIAYGKPDASDEEIIKAAKKANAHDFIMELENGYDTYIGERGVKLSGGQKQRLAIARIFLKDPPILILDEATSALDNETEQIIQESLFALSKNRTTLIIAHRLATIRHAGRIFVLTKDGIVEEGSHQELISKQGLYYRLYNAQFGS, encoded by the coding sequence ATGATACGGGAATTTACAAAATATTACAGGGCCCATGTGCCGCTATTTTTATTGGACTTCGGCAGTGCTTTTCTTGCATCTCTTCTGGATTTAGTTTTTCCAAAGGTTGTTAATATTGTTATAGATGATCTGCTGCCTCAGAGAAATATTCAATTGGTAATTAGAATCGGAATATTCCTATTTTTCCTTTATATTATAAGGTATATATTAGGATATATCGTCCATTATTATGGTCATACCCTTGGAACCAAAATTGAATATGATATGCGCCAAGACCTTTTTAACCACATACAAAAACTCTCCTTTACTTATTTTGACAATAATAAAACCGGACATATAATGTCCAGGATCGTCAATGACCTAAACGAGATATCGGAACTGGCGCATCACGGTCCCGAAGACTTATTTATCGCATCAGTTACATTGATTGGCACCTTTTTTATTCTTTTAAATACAAATTGGCAGCTAACACTATTGATTTTTGCCATAATGCCTTTTATGGCTTGGTTTTCTATAAGCAAAAACCAGCAAATGGAGCAGGCTTTTAGGAATACGCGGCTGAAAATCGCTGACATAAATGCCCAACTAGAAGACAGTATATCGGGCATCAGAGAAGTAAAGGCATTTACAAATGAAGACTATGAAAAAATAAAATTTCAATTTGGAAATGAAGGTTTTAGACAGGCAAAACAAAAAGCATATAAAACAATGGCCGAGTTCTTTTCGGGAATGGATTTTCTTTCGAATTTTATAAACCTTGTGGTGCTAATCGCCGGTGGATGGCTTTGCTACAGCAATATGATGACAACAGGCGAGCTGGTGGGTTTTCTCCTTTATGTATCTATGTTTTTGCAGCCTCTGCGGCGCATAATGTCTCTGCTTGAGATATATCAAAGCGGTATGGCAGGTTTTAGAAGATTTAGGGAGATTATGGAAATTGAACCGGAGATAGTCGATAAACCCGGTGCAATACCGCTGGACAAGGTTAGGGGAAATATAGTTTTTGATAATGTGGCATTTAGCTATGATAATAAGACAGAGGTTTTTTCAAATATAAGCTTTAAAATAAACGCCGGAGAAACTGTGGCTTTTGTTGGGCCTTCCGGCGCCGGAAAAACAACGCTAGCAAGCCTTATTCCCAGGTTTTACGAAATCGAAGAAGGGGCAATCTACATCGATGGAATAGATATCCGAAATGTCACTCAAAAATCATTAAGACAAAATATAGGTATAGTTCAACAAAATGTATTTTTGTTTACCGGCACCGTTCGGGATAACATAGCTTATGGAAAGCCGGATGCATCAGATGAAGAAATAATAAAGGCTGCCAAAAAAGCCAATGCCCATGACTTTATAATGGAACTTGAAAACGGATACGATACCTATATAGGCGAACGGGGGGTTAAGCTTTCCGGCGGTCAAAAACAGCGGCTGGCTATTGCAAGGATATTTTTGAAAGACCCGCCTATTTTAATCTTAGATGAAGCTACATCTGCTTTGGATAATGAAACTGAACAAATTATTCAAGAGTCATTATTTGCACTTTCAAAAAACCGGACCACATTAATAATAGCACATAGACTGGCCACTATAAGGCACGCAGGGCGTATATTTGTTTTGACTAAAGATGGAATAGTCGAGGAAGGAAGCCATCAGGAACTCATCAGCAAGCAAGGACTATACTATAGGCTTTACAATGCTCAATTCGGAAGTTAA
- the hisS gene encoding histidine--tRNA ligase, with product MSKDIVKPATLPGFLELLPQDQILFNEIKDVIRKTYENYGFVPIETPLIERSEILLAKGGGETEKQIYRFTKGDTDMALRFDLTVPLARYVAQHFSELNFPFRRYHIGKVYRGEKSQRGRFREFYQCDVDIIGNGRLSVIYDAEIVSIIYSTFKNLGFGNFTIRINNRKILNGFFGSLNIEDTTEVLRAVDKLEKIGEKGVISELSKLGLSNDTSHEILKFVKIKGTNEEKLASLKALNLTSAMFKEGIEELEKVTEYAEAFGVPPANYSIDLTIARGLDYYTGTVYETFLDDYPEIGSVCSGGRYENLAEYYTTQKLPGVGVSIGLTRLFYQLKEAGLLKEDSPITFTKVLVIPMEEKFNLNAIKVANTLRANGIVSEIHFEDVKISKKLSYANNLKIPYVIFIGEEETENNKVSLKDMKSGVQKLLELEEAVKIIQEQLAQNS from the coding sequence TTGAGCAAAGATATTGTAAAGCCTGCAACATTACCGGGCTTTTTAGAACTTTTACCGCAAGATCAAATACTTTTTAACGAGATTAAAGATGTGATAAGAAAAACATATGAAAATTACGGTTTTGTGCCGATTGAAACCCCTCTTATCGAAAGGTCCGAAATACTTCTTGCAAAGGGCGGAGGAGAAACTGAGAAGCAGATATATCGGTTTACCAAAGGCGATACAGATATGGCATTAAGGTTTGATCTTACAGTGCCTCTTGCAAGGTATGTGGCACAGCATTTTTCAGAACTAAATTTTCCGTTTAGAAGATACCATATCGGCAAGGTTTACAGAGGAGAAAAGAGCCAGAGGGGAAGATTTAGAGAATTTTATCAATGCGATGTAGATATTATAGGCAATGGAAGATTAAGCGTAATTTATGATGCTGAGATTGTAAGCATAATATACTCCACGTTTAAAAATCTGGGCTTTGGTAATTTTACAATACGGATAAACAATAGAAAAATCTTAAACGGCTTTTTTGGCTCGTTAAATATAGAAGATACAACTGAAGTTTTAAGGGCAGTTGATAAACTGGAAAAAATAGGAGAAAAGGGTGTTATCAGCGAACTTTCGAAACTAGGACTTTCGAATGATACATCGCATGAGATATTAAAATTTGTCAAAATAAAAGGAACAAATGAGGAAAAACTTGCATCGCTTAAAGCACTTAATCTTACATCTGCAATGTTTAAAGAAGGTATAGAGGAACTGGAAAAGGTCACAGAATATGCTGAAGCATTTGGCGTTCCGCCTGCAAATTACTCCATTGACTTGACTATTGCAAGGGGGCTGGACTATTACACCGGCACGGTATATGAAACCTTTCTTGATGATTATCCGGAAATTGGCAGTGTCTGTTCAGGAGGCAGATATGAGAATCTGGCAGAATATTATACAACTCAAAAGCTGCCGGGAGTAGGAGTTTCAATAGGACTTACTCGCCTTTTTTATCAACTAAAAGAAGCGGGCCTTCTTAAAGAAGATTCTCCAATAACTTTTACAAAGGTTTTAGTGATACCCATGGAAGAAAAATTCAACCTGAATGCTATAAAAGTTGCAAATACCCTCAGAGCAAATGGCATTGTCTCCGAAATACACTTTGAAGATGTAAAAATAAGCAAAAAACTAAGTTATGCCAACAACCTTAAAATCCCTTACGTGATATTTATAGGCGAAGAAGAAACAGAAAACAATAAGGTCTCCCTAAAAGACATGAAGTCAGGTGTTCAAAAACTTCTAGAGCTGGAAGAAGCGGTTAAAATCATACAAGAACAACTTGCTCAGAATTCCTGA
- the steA gene encoding putative cytokinetic ring protein SteA, producing MPITGTAKIDYRTKNLIKRLKPGDIAIIHHEDLDEVGALGLVNCKVKAVINAQKSITGRYPNPGPEILANANIPILDDVGEDIMSLEEGSVITIEDDGKIYCENKLIGEGVFLTPEIIKSKMEDAKRNIENSLDEFINNTLDYAKKEKYLIMGGVSIPDINTPINGRHVLIVVRGNNYKEDLAAIKTYIDEVRPVLIGVDGGADALLEYGYTPDIIIGDMDSVSDNTLRICKEKDIVVHAYPDGRSPGLERIKKLGLDAKIFTSPGTSEDIAMLLAYEKGADLIVAVGTHSSMIDFLEKGRKGMGSTFLVRLKVGSILVDAKGVSKLYNQRLRPSYMLGIFAAALVPILVIFNISPPIKHALKLLELRLKMLLP from the coding sequence ATGCCTATTACCGGCACTGCAAAGATTGATTATAGAACCAAAAACCTGATCAAGCGCTTAAAGCCGGGAGATATTGCCATAATCCATCATGAAGACTTAGATGAAGTAGGAGCGCTGGGTCTAGTAAATTGCAAGGTTAAGGCTGTTATTAATGCGCAAAAATCAATAACGGGCCGTTATCCTAATCCCGGTCCTGAGATACTGGCAAATGCCAATATTCCGATTTTAGATGATGTAGGCGAAGATATAATGTCGCTTGAAGAGGGCTCTGTCATTACAATCGAGGATGACGGCAAAATTTATTGCGAAAACAAACTTATAGGCGAAGGGGTATTTTTGACTCCCGAGATTATTAAATCAAAAATGGAAGATGCAAAACGAAACATTGAAAATTCCCTTGATGAGTTTATAAACAATACTTTGGACTATGCAAAAAAAGAAAAATACTTAATAATGGGCGGTGTCTCAATACCCGATATAAATACTCCAATTAACGGACGGCATGTTTTAATCGTTGTAAGGGGCAACAACTATAAAGAAGATCTTGCCGCAATTAAAACTTACATTGATGAAGTCAGACCCGTACTTATAGGAGTTGACGGCGGAGCTGATGCGCTTTTGGAGTACGGCTATACCCCTGACATTATTATCGGTGATATGGACAGCGTATCAGATAACACTTTAAGAATTTGCAAAGAAAAAGATATTGTAGTTCATGCATATCCAGACGGCAGATCACCGGGGCTTGAAAGAATAAAGAAATTAGGCCTTGATGCAAAAATTTTCACATCTCCCGGCACTAGTGAAGACATAGCAATGCTTTTAGCGTATGAAAAAGGCGCAGATTTAATAGTAGCTGTAGGCACTCATTCAAGTATGATAGATTTTTTAGAAAAGGGCCGTAAGGGCATGGGGAGCACTTTTTTAGTCAGGCTGAAGGTCGGGTCAATCTTAGTAGACGCAAAAGGTGTCAGTAAGCTTTACAACCAAAGATTGCGTCCTTCCTACATGCTGGGAATTTTTGCTGCCGCTTTGGTGCCGATTCTTGTAATTTTTAATATTTCTCCGCCTATTAAGCATGCATTAAAACTCTTGGAACTTAGATTAAAAATGCTTTTACCTTAA
- a CDS encoding copper transporter, whose amino-acid sequence MLINIKYLVITVISIFLALGIGILVGVQMDSEEIIVEQQEITLQKMEEKFSELNQTNEELKNQIQKLSDANQLSETYIKNIFPDYIKGKLAGMHVVVVETSGDYVYTEMRQALKTAGADVVSISFDNDKLFNMTEEDESELMAYFKLASKENIIPAIVKNVSDAAYGKANKENLAFLIEKGILYVSGNLETPANYVVIAGGSSRDEGDNRYEAIDIPLIRELKKYSLPVIGVETTDAKISYIEMYKKQNISTVDNVDTVIGQTSLILVMTGKEGHYGVKNSANSLMPFLSEEEKTQ is encoded by the coding sequence ATGCTGATTAACATAAAATATTTAGTCATTACTGTAATATCGATTTTTTTAGCACTGGGTATTGGTATACTTGTAGGAGTTCAGATGGATTCTGAAGAAATTATAGTTGAGCAGCAGGAAATTACGCTTCAAAAAATGGAAGAAAAGTTTAGTGAACTCAATCAAACCAACGAGGAACTTAAAAACCAGATCCAGAAGCTCTCTGATGCAAACCAATTAAGCGAGACTTATATAAAAAATATTTTTCCCGACTATATAAAGGGTAAACTTGCAGGAATGCACGTTGTAGTTGTTGAAACATCCGGAGACTACGTCTATACCGAGATGCGTCAAGCTCTTAAAACAGCAGGTGCCGATGTTGTATCTATAAGTTTTGATAATGATAAACTTTTTAATATGACCGAAGAAGACGAAAGCGAATTGATGGCATATTTCAAGCTTGCAAGCAAGGAAAACATCATTCCTGCCATTGTCAAAAATGTTTCAGATGCAGCTTATGGCAAAGCAAATAAGGAGAACTTAGCTTTTCTAATAGAAAAAGGTATATTATATGTTAGCGGTAATTTGGAAACTCCTGCAAACTATGTGGTTATTGCCGGAGGAAGCAGCCGAGACGAAGGCGATAACAGATATGAAGCCATTGATATCCCTTTGATAAGAGAACTTAAAAAATATTCCCTACCGGTTATCGGCGTAGAAACTACGGATGCAAAAATTTCCTATATTGAAATGTATAAAAAGCAAAATATCTCTACCGTCGACAATGTAGATACTGTAATCGGACAAACTTCGTTGATACTTGTTATGACTGGAAAAGAAGGCCATTACGGAGTCAAAAACAGTGCTAATTCACTTATGCCTTTCTTGAGCGAGGAGGAAAAGACCCAGTGA